One Halioglobus japonicus DNA segment encodes these proteins:
- a CDS encoding DUF3604 domain-containing protein yields the protein MIPRKLNTLPVAIVTAVATMLSPPLHAQDAGTADPDLLTRIYPGKAYSPYAERDFPNQVFWGETHLHTGLSLDAGLFGNILGHDDAYRFARGEQIKSSGGLQVKLGRPLDWLAITDHSDMMGIATDIQRGAPNILANEKGAEWAAGFKEGGAAAGKAAFDLITHFAQMKVPEELVEQYSPGSEVYNNLWYQITETADSYYEPGRFTTLIGYEWTSVPKGFNLHRNVILRDSGERARQVIPLTTQPPTGTTDPLDLYAWLQDYEDKTGGQALAISHNGNLSNGWLFPLTDTYAGGKVDQNYVELRAKWEPLYEVTQIKGDGETHPFLSPNDEFADYETLDKGNLDLTELKQNEMLQREYAREALRNGLMLEAQLGTNPYKFGMVGATDSHTGLSTAEEENFFGKSTSAEPTPTRISHPFVKSQLGAIEGYELAASGYQAVWASENTREAIFDAMERKETYATTGPRIAVRFFGGWNFNEQDLRSRAPAFRGYEKGVPMGSDLPAAASKAPTFMVYALRDPIGANLDRIQIVKGWMDAKGKTHEQVYDVAWSDGRKADADGKLPAVGNTVDLEAANWTNTIGASELATVWVDPDFNAADKAFYYARVIEIPTPRWIVYDNVRYGTQIPDNAKKIHQERAYTSPIWYDP from the coding sequence ATGATACCTCGTAAGCTCAACACACTCCCGGTCGCCATTGTGACAGCCGTGGCGACGATGCTGTCGCCACCGCTGCACGCCCAGGACGCGGGAACCGCGGACCCCGACCTGCTGACCCGCATTTACCCGGGCAAGGCTTATTCTCCCTACGCTGAGCGCGACTTTCCCAACCAGGTGTTCTGGGGCGAAACTCACTTGCATACCGGCTTGTCGCTGGACGCTGGATTGTTCGGCAATATTCTAGGGCACGACGATGCTTATCGCTTCGCCCGCGGGGAGCAAATTAAGTCCTCTGGTGGACTGCAGGTAAAGCTGGGTCGCCCGCTGGATTGGCTGGCGATTACCGATCACTCCGATATGATGGGCATTGCCACCGATATTCAGCGCGGGGCACCCAATATTCTGGCCAATGAGAAAGGCGCCGAATGGGCGGCAGGGTTCAAGGAGGGCGGTGCTGCCGCCGGTAAGGCCGCCTTCGATCTGATTACTCACTTTGCCCAGATGAAGGTACCCGAGGAACTGGTCGAGCAATATTCGCCAGGCTCGGAGGTGTATAACAACCTCTGGTACCAGATTACCGAAACGGCGGACAGCTACTACGAACCGGGCCGCTTCACGACCCTGATCGGTTATGAGTGGACGTCGGTACCCAAGGGATTCAATCTGCATCGCAACGTCATACTGCGCGACAGTGGTGAGCGTGCCAGACAGGTCATTCCACTAACCACGCAACCTCCCACAGGGACGACTGATCCGCTGGACCTATATGCCTGGTTGCAGGATTACGAAGACAAGACGGGCGGCCAGGCACTGGCTATCTCCCACAACGGCAACCTGTCCAATGGCTGGCTGTTTCCGCTTACGGACACCTATGCCGGTGGCAAAGTGGACCAGAACTATGTCGAGTTGCGCGCTAAATGGGAGCCGCTCTACGAGGTCACCCAGATCAAGGGCGATGGCGAGACCCACCCGTTCCTGTCGCCTAACGACGAGTTTGCCGACTACGAGACGCTGGATAAGGGCAACCTGGACCTGACCGAGCTCAAGCAAAACGAGATGCTGCAGCGCGAGTATGCGCGCGAAGCGCTGAGGAATGGTCTGATGCTGGAAGCGCAACTGGGCACTAACCCCTACAAGTTCGGCATGGTCGGTGCGACCGATAGCCATACAGGGCTTAGCACCGCGGAGGAGGAAAACTTCTTCGGCAAATCGACCAGTGCCGAGCCGACGCCAACTCGCATCTCTCATCCGTTTGTCAAATCCCAGTTGGGTGCGATTGAAGGCTATGAGTTGGCAGCGTCCGGTTACCAGGCTGTATGGGCGTCAGAGAACACTCGTGAGGCCATCTTTGACGCCATGGAGCGCAAGGAGACCTATGCGACCACCGGCCCCCGAATAGCGGTCCGGTTCTTCGGTGGCTGGAACTTTAACGAGCAGGATTTGCGCAGCCGTGCTCCGGCGTTCCGAGGTTACGAAAAGGGCGTGCCCATGGGGTCGGACTTGCCTGCCGCTGCTTCAAAAGCGCCCACCTTTATGGTGTATGCGTTGCGTGATCCCATCGGCGCCAACCTCGATCGTATCCAGATCGTCAAAGGTTGGATGGACGCGAAGGGCAAAACCCATGAGCAGGTCTACGATGTCGCCTGGTCTGATGGCCGCAAAGCGGATGCGGACGGCAAACTGCCCGCCGTGGGTAACACGGTAGATCTGGAGGCGGCGAACTGGACCAATACGATTGGCGCGTCGGAGCTGGCGACGGTTTGGGTGGATCCCGACTTTAACGCGGCGGACAAGGCTTTCTACTACGCTCGCGTGATTGAAATTCCCACCCCGCGCTGGATTGTCTACGACAACGTGCGCTACGGCACACAAATCCCTGATAACGCCAAGAAGATCCATCAGGAGCGTGCTTACACCTCGCCGATCTGGTACGACCCCTAG
- a CDS encoding Fur family transcriptional regulator: MPTTAKTSAPAEIDIASVLTEAETRCKARGARLTEKRKQVLSGLLHSSTALSAYELVDYCRDTYDYSIPPMSVYRILDFLAEQHLVHRLNLANKYIACAHISCDHDHGVPQFLICGQCQRVEEVSIDTSTMTALQTSVENSGFQLASPQLEMDCLCNDCANVKGRD, encoded by the coding sequence ATGCCCACAACCGCTAAGACCAGCGCACCTGCCGAGATCGATATCGCATCGGTGCTCACTGAAGCGGAGACACGCTGCAAGGCGCGCGGCGCGCGGTTGACCGAAAAGCGCAAGCAGGTGCTGTCCGGCCTACTCCACTCATCCACCGCACTCTCAGCCTACGAACTGGTCGACTACTGCCGGGACACTTACGACTACTCGATACCCCCCATGTCGGTGTATCGCATCCTCGACTTTCTCGCCGAGCAGCATCTGGTGCACCGCCTCAACCTGGCCAACAAGTACATTGCCTGCGCCCACATCAGCTGTGATCACGATCACGGCGTGCCGCAGTTTCTGATCTGTGGACAATGCCAGCGCGTTGAAGAAGTCAGCATCGACACATCGACCATGACAGCGCTGCAAACCAGCGTTGAGAACTCGGGGTTTCAGCTGGCGAGCCCACAATTGGAAATGGACTGCCTGTGCAATGACTGCGCCAACGTAAAGGGCCGCGATTAA
- a CDS encoding ABC transporter permease, translating into MTLMAIGVAIFVLLGIEHIRHQARDSFASTVSGVDLIVGAKTGSLNLLLYSVFRMGAPTDNISWDAYQDIANDKNVAWAIPLSLGDSHKGYRVMGTTEAYFDHFSYGNKRALEFAEGDAFSGTFDVVLGAEVARTLSYDLGREIILAHGVASTSFTMHDNTPFTIVGILAPTGTPVDQTIHVRLAGIEAMHAGFQSGPRSPTAPRNRDPAAELEPESITAFMLSLNSRILTFKVQREINGYKGEPLLAILPGVALAELWQMVGMFENVLRLISMLVLVAAVLGLGAVLLASIRERNHEIHLLRVLGAPPYYLFLLMEFEALLICLSGMILGTLGLYLCLILVNDALFANFGLHLDPSVFTAEGLIIMAVVLAAALLAAAIPSMRVYSQAKGYNDH; encoded by the coding sequence ATGACGTTAATGGCCATCGGCGTCGCCATTTTTGTTCTGCTAGGCATTGAACACATCCGCCATCAGGCCAGGGACAGTTTCGCCAGCACGGTGTCTGGGGTGGACTTGATCGTGGGCGCCAAGACCGGCAGCCTGAACCTGCTGCTCTATTCTGTCTTTCGCATGGGCGCCCCCACAGACAACATCAGCTGGGATGCCTACCAGGATATTGCCAATGACAAAAACGTGGCCTGGGCCATCCCCCTGTCTCTGGGGGACTCACACAAGGGCTACCGGGTCATGGGCACCACCGAGGCCTACTTTGATCACTTCAGTTACGGCAATAAGCGCGCGCTGGAATTTGCCGAGGGCGACGCCTTTTCGGGCACCTTTGACGTAGTGCTAGGCGCAGAAGTTGCCAGAACCCTGAGCTACGATCTCGGCCGGGAGATCATTCTGGCCCATGGTGTGGCCAGTACCAGCTTTACCATGCACGACAATACGCCCTTTACCATTGTCGGCATACTCGCCCCCACTGGCACCCCGGTCGACCAGACCATCCACGTACGCCTGGCCGGCATTGAAGCCATGCACGCCGGCTTTCAGTCGGGCCCACGGAGCCCCACAGCACCCCGCAATCGCGATCCAGCTGCTGAACTGGAACCGGAGAGCATTACCGCCTTTATGCTGAGCCTCAATTCGCGCATACTCACCTTCAAGGTTCAGCGCGAAATCAATGGTTACAAAGGCGAACCACTCCTGGCCATTCTGCCGGGCGTCGCGCTGGCAGAGCTGTGGCAAATGGTCGGCATGTTCGAGAACGTCCTGCGCCTGATTTCCATGCTGGTGCTGGTGGCCGCAGTACTCGGCCTCGGCGCGGTACTACTGGCGTCTATACGAGAGCGCAATCACGAGATACACCTGCTGCGCGTATTGGGCGCCCCACCCTATTACCTGTTCCTGTTGATGGAATTTGAAGCACTGCTGATCTGTCTGTCGGGAATGATTCTCGGCACGCTGGGGCTGTACCTGTGCCTGATTCTGGTCAATGACGCACTGTTCGCCAATTTTGGACTGCATCTGGACCCCAGCGTATTCACCGCAGAGGGGCTGATCATTATGGCGGTGGTATTGGCTGCTGCACTGCTGGCTGCCGCCATACCCTCCATGCGGGTATATTCCCAGGCAAAAGGGTATAATGACCACTGA
- a CDS encoding ATP-binding cassette domain-containing protein — MTIHLSGVQFAHPEAPEKPVLDIANWSVAAGEQVFVHGPSGSGKSTLLNLLSGLLECRQGEVSVLGERLDSMSSRQRDRFRANHIGYVFQRFNLIPYLSPLENIDLARSFSASKTTATATAGDLLAALNVARAEWDRPTSLLSMGQQQRVAIARALVNHPEFLIADEPTSSLDADNRDNFMEILMPLAAEQNMTLLFVSHDMGLAKHFARVEALTEISQAG, encoded by the coding sequence ATGACCATTCATTTGTCAGGCGTTCAGTTCGCCCACCCCGAGGCACCGGAAAAACCGGTGCTGGACATTGCCAACTGGTCGGTGGCTGCGGGCGAACAGGTGTTCGTACACGGCCCCTCCGGCTCTGGCAAATCCACCCTGCTCAATCTCCTCAGCGGCCTGCTTGAATGCCGCCAGGGTGAAGTCTCGGTGCTGGGAGAACGCCTGGACAGCATGAGTAGTCGGCAGCGCGACCGCTTTCGAGCCAATCACATTGGTTATGTGTTTCAGCGCTTTAACCTGATCCCCTATCTGAGCCCGCTGGAGAACATCGACCTGGCCCGGAGCTTCTCTGCCTCAAAAACCACGGCCACTGCCACAGCGGGTGACCTGTTGGCGGCGCTGAATGTGGCTCGCGCTGAATGGGATCGCCCCACATCACTGCTGAGCATGGGCCAACAGCAACGGGTGGCCATCGCCCGGGCGCTGGTCAATCATCCCGAGTTCCTGATCGCCGACGAGCCTACCTCGTCGCTGGACGCGGACAATCGCGACAACTTTATGGAAATACTCATGCCGCTGGCAGCTGAGCAAAATATGACGCTGCTATTCGTCAGCCACGACATGGGACTGGCAAAGCACTTTGCGAGGGTCGAAGCCCTCACCGAAATCAGCCAGGCGGGATAA
- a CDS encoding DUF3299 domain-containing protein yields MKALRGFKKYCLVAVLAVLTAPVMAEEDAFKTIEWVELIPAEDLEVLMNPPEYITNVEDGSMEDQISSQIQNTLAAADNDRYQQALVSTQVNAEMDGAMVRVPGFIVPLEFNEQQVVTQFFLVPYFGACLHMPPPPPNQIILVNSPQGVEIEGLGAPYWVRGKLSTTISDNEIATSAYALALHDYELYTE; encoded by the coding sequence ATGAAGGCTCTTCGTGGGTTTAAAAAGTACTGCCTGGTGGCGGTGTTGGCGGTGCTGACAGCGCCGGTCATGGCAGAGGAAGATGCTTTCAAAACCATCGAGTGGGTGGAGTTGATTCCCGCTGAGGATCTGGAGGTTTTGATGAATCCGCCGGAGTACATCACCAATGTTGAAGACGGTTCGATGGAAGACCAGATCAGTAGCCAGATCCAGAACACGCTGGCTGCTGCCGATAACGACCGCTATCAGCAGGCCCTCGTATCGACCCAGGTAAACGCCGAAATGGATGGTGCCATGGTACGCGTGCCCGGGTTTATTGTGCCGCTGGAGTTCAATGAGCAGCAGGTTGTGACGCAGTTCTTCCTGGTGCCTTACTTTGGTGCCTGCCTGCATATGCCGCCACCGCCGCCCAATCAGATTATTCTGGTGAATTCACCTCAGGGTGTTGAGATTGAAGGACTGGGAGCGCCTTACTGGGTGCGTGGCAAACTGAGTACCACTATCTCAGATAACGAGATCGCCACCTCCGCCTACGCCCTGGCCCTGCATGACTACGAGCTTTACACAGAGTAA
- a CDS encoding CobW family GTP-binding protein: MSSALSKITGVPTNIITGFLGAGKTTAILNLLAHKPEDERWAVLVNEFGEIGVDGSLVEGQSGEATGVFIREVPGGCMCCTAGLPMQIALAQLLRRAKPQRLLIEPTGLGHPLEVLQTLSAEHNREVLTIQKTLTVVDARNIADERYSTHATFEQQLAIADLVIANKQDLYSDSDKANLQAYVEERCRPGVDIVYTEYGQVPLTALDGPTAITANEPAHQHARKEAPLLAEDLPFPECGYVTAMNQGEGFESIGWRFNPEIVFDRQRLFAFLSGLQVERLKAVFITADGIFGYNMTRDALTESVLGECAESRIEIITDAIQPQWIDKLTDCLDQAA, from the coding sequence ATGAGTTCAGCCTTAAGTAAGATCACCGGTGTCCCAACCAATATCATCACCGGTTTCCTGGGTGCAGGAAAAACCACCGCCATACTGAATCTACTGGCCCACAAGCCGGAGGATGAGCGCTGGGCGGTCCTGGTTAATGAGTTCGGTGAAATCGGCGTAGATGGCTCACTCGTAGAGGGCCAGTCCGGGGAAGCCACCGGTGTTTTTATTCGCGAAGTGCCTGGTGGCTGCATGTGCTGCACCGCGGGATTACCTATGCAGATTGCCCTCGCCCAGCTGCTGCGCCGCGCCAAGCCCCAGCGGTTACTGATCGAACCCACGGGGCTCGGCCACCCTCTGGAAGTGCTACAAACGCTTTCTGCCGAGCACAACCGTGAAGTGCTCACTATTCAAAAGACCCTGACGGTAGTAGACGCCCGCAATATTGCCGATGAGCGCTACAGCACTCACGCAACCTTCGAACAGCAATTGGCCATCGCCGATCTGGTCATCGCCAACAAGCAGGATCTCTATTCCGACAGCGACAAGGCCAATCTGCAAGCCTATGTCGAAGAGCGCTGCCGCCCCGGTGTTGATATTGTGTATACCGAGTACGGGCAAGTACCTCTCACAGCACTGGACGGACCAACCGCCATCACAGCGAATGAGCCAGCCCACCAGCACGCACGTAAAGAGGCGCCGCTACTCGCCGAAGACCTGCCCTTCCCGGAATGTGGCTATGTGACCGCAATGAACCAGGGCGAGGGGTTTGAAAGTATCGGCTGGCGTTTCAACCCAGAGATTGTGTTCGATCGTCAGCGCCTGTTTGCCTTCTTGAGCGGCCTGCAGGTCGAGCGCCTGAAGGCAGTGTTTATCACCGCCGACGGTATCTTTGGCTATAACATGACCCGCGACGCGCTGACAGAATCCGTGCTGGGCGAGTGTGCGGAAAGCCGGATTGAAATCATCACCGATGCAATTCAACCACAGTGGATCGATAAGCTCACCGACTGCTTAGATCAGGCCGCCTGA
- the hisI gene encoding phosphoribosyl-AMP cyclohydrolase: MVAPTDSDKRAYFLSLEGSRDGHSIPLAELLERLRFNERGLAPVITQDAMNGEVLMLAWVNEEALTQTLRSGQMTYFSRSRNKLWVKGETSGHTQKVVDVRIDCDGDALLCRVIQEGAACHTERRSCFYVQTQPEADSAQINSSLSLDALASKEP, translated from the coding sequence GTGGTTGCCCCGACTGATTCCGACAAACGGGCTTACTTTCTGTCCCTGGAAGGAAGCCGTGATGGCCACAGCATTCCACTCGCCGAATTGCTTGAGCGCCTGCGCTTTAACGAAAGGGGTCTGGCACCGGTTATCACCCAGGACGCCATGAATGGCGAAGTGCTCATGCTGGCCTGGGTCAACGAAGAGGCACTGACCCAAACCCTGCGCAGCGGCCAGATGACGTATTTTTCTCGCAGCCGCAACAAGCTCTGGGTAAAAGGTGAAACCAGTGGACACACCCAGAAAGTCGTGGATGTTCGCATCGACTGCGACGGTGACGCCCTGCTGTGCAGAGTGATACAGGAAGGCGCTGCCTGCCACACTGAGCGCAGAAGCTGTTTTTACGTTCAGACCCAGCCGGAGGCCGATTCGGCCCAGATTAACAGCTCCCTGAGCCTGGACGCACTTGCATCGAAAGAACCATGA
- a CDS encoding MerC domain-containing protein, which yields MRISVFNLQPVADKAAIGLSLLCAVHCLALPLLVVLVPSLATIGLADESFHTWMILAVIPTSAIALTLGCRKHRQLGVAYTGIAGLVLLCLTPILGHDTLGELGEKALTLAGATLIALSHIKNFQLCQKGDACGCPD from the coding sequence ATGCGTATTTCTGTATTCAATCTGCAACCTGTTGCCGACAAGGCCGCCATCGGACTGTCACTATTGTGCGCTGTTCACTGCCTGGCATTACCCCTGCTGGTCGTGCTCGTGCCCTCCCTCGCCACAATCGGCCTGGCCGACGAGTCATTTCATACCTGGATGATTCTGGCGGTGATTCCGACCAGCGCCATTGCGCTAACCCTGGGTTGTCGCAAACATCGACAGCTCGGCGTTGCCTACACCGGCATCGCCGGCCTGGTTTTGCTGTGCCTGACACCGATACTGGGTCACGACACACTGGGTGAGCTTGGCGAGAAAGCCCTGACCCTGGCAGGAGCGACACTTATCGCCCTCAGCCATATCAAGAATTTCCAGCTGTGCCAGAAGGGAGACGCCTGTGGTTGCCCCGACTGA
- a CDS encoding ZrgA family zinc uptake protein: MTGTLDNAKRPSQLGVLALATLLAPLATAQSAHVHGAAELTIAMEGSQLELELNSPAASIVGFEHSARSPEQHQAVSEARKTLEQADQLFELSGGNCELAKADADLAAVMAEKNHDSDDHDDAHHDEDHHAEGHHHDGDDKHAGHDDVHSNIRAHYSYTCADTTALKSITFGSAGLPFGLESVDVMWLSERGQGAQKLDQDKRVINFN, encoded by the coding sequence ATGACTGGCACTCTCGACAACGCAAAACGGCCCTCGCAACTTGGCGTCCTCGCCCTTGCCACGCTACTGGCGCCCCTGGCAACCGCACAATCTGCGCATGTACACGGCGCAGCTGAGTTGACCATCGCCATGGAAGGGAGCCAACTGGAACTGGAACTTAATTCGCCGGCAGCAAGTATCGTGGGCTTCGAGCACAGCGCCCGTTCCCCGGAGCAACATCAGGCCGTTAGCGAAGCACGTAAAACACTGGAGCAGGCCGACCAGCTGTTTGAGCTCAGTGGCGGCAACTGTGAACTGGCAAAGGCTGACGCAGATCTGGCCGCAGTTATGGCTGAAAAAAACCATGACAGTGATGATCACGACGACGCACATCACGATGAAGATCACCACGCCGAGGGACACCATCACGACGGCGATGACAAACATGCAGGACACGACGATGTGCACTCCAACATCCGTGCCCACTACAGCTACACCTGTGCGGATACAACCGCCCTGAAAAGCATCACATTTGGCTCAGCCGGCCTGCCCTTTGGCCTGGAGAGTGTCGATGTGATGTGGCTCTCTGAGCGTGGTCAGGGCGCCCAAAAACTGGACCAGGACAAACGAGTAATCAACTTCAACTAA
- a CDS encoding SgcJ/EcaC family oxidoreductase produces MNATAIPALFEAWNNALQTRDPKQVTALYAEDAILLPTVSNQVRHNHAEIEDYFVLFCAKGPQGKIDESNVRVFGEVAINSGVYTFSFDDGAVVQARYTFAYRQIDGEWKIIEHHSSMMPE; encoded by the coding sequence ATGAACGCTACTGCTATCCCCGCGCTGTTTGAAGCCTGGAACAATGCCCTCCAGACCCGTGACCCCAAACAGGTCACCGCCCTGTACGCCGAGGACGCTATTTTGCTCCCCACTGTATCCAACCAAGTCCGCCACAATCACGCGGAGATCGAGGACTACTTTGTACTGTTCTGCGCCAAGGGTCCGCAGGGCAAAATTGACGAATCCAATGTCCGTGTTTTCGGTGAAGTGGCTATTAATTCGGGGGTTTACACCTTCTCCTTCGACGATGGCGCCGTCGTGCAGGCGCGCTACACATTCGCCTATCGCCAGATTGATGGTGAGTGGAAAATTATCGAACACCACTCCTCGATGATGCCGGAGTAA
- a CDS encoding DUF1254 domain-containing protein, with protein sequence MKKLVFAVVALLLVGVAVVRVVGIVATTADAYLYGYPLVIMDQTHQEMVREMGLGTNSFSHSLSLPGPEDRKVVRPNNDTLYSLAWLDLSETPQVVTVPAMEDRYYVIPFYDAWTNVFASVGTRTTGNDAGDYALVGPNWQGDEPEGLPVIKAPTNMVWIIGRIQINGTSDIPSIAALQQGFIITPLPRWLQGERAASGTVDREDASDEERLSVLEIVDAMDARTFFTALNHLMRDQAPAAVDEPLLGEIARLDIGPGLMFDPGVLTEFAMNEALTIVRNKLRAAMSEDRAGLSGWSIARDSIGVYGTDYLTRAFVALIGLGALTPEEAIYPLAEVDREGQGLAGSYRYRLHFEADQIPPADAFWSLTMYDELGFLVANPIDRYLLGDRDNMVYNPDGSLDIYLQHRNPGETAANWLPTPAGKFAVTLRLYLPGEAALNGNWNPPGIEKIGPAEGS encoded by the coding sequence ATGAAGAAACTGGTTTTTGCTGTCGTCGCCTTGTTGCTGGTTGGGGTGGCTGTCGTGCGGGTTGTTGGCATTGTTGCCACCACCGCAGACGCGTATCTCTATGGTTACCCTCTGGTGATTATGGATCAGACTCACCAGGAGATGGTGCGTGAAATGGGTTTGGGCACCAACAGTTTCAGTCATTCGTTGAGTTTGCCCGGGCCAGAGGATCGCAAGGTGGTCAGGCCCAACAACGACACTTTGTATTCACTGGCGTGGCTGGATCTCAGTGAAACGCCTCAGGTAGTCACGGTCCCTGCTATGGAGGATCGCTACTATGTCATTCCATTTTACGACGCCTGGACCAACGTCTTTGCGTCGGTGGGTACCCGAACCACCGGCAACGATGCGGGAGACTATGCATTGGTGGGGCCCAATTGGCAGGGCGATGAACCCGAAGGGCTTCCGGTTATCAAGGCGCCGACCAATATGGTCTGGATCATTGGTCGTATTCAGATAAATGGCACAAGCGACATCCCCAGCATCGCGGCGCTGCAGCAAGGTTTCATTATTACACCGTTGCCTCGCTGGCTGCAGGGTGAGCGCGCTGCATCAGGTACAGTTGATCGCGAAGACGCATCCGACGAGGAGCGGTTATCGGTGCTGGAAATTGTCGATGCCATGGATGCGCGGACCTTCTTTACCGCGCTGAATCACCTGATGCGTGACCAGGCGCCTGCCGCCGTCGACGAGCCTCTGCTTGGTGAAATTGCTCGGCTCGATATCGGCCCCGGACTGATGTTCGATCCGGGGGTGCTTACCGAATTCGCCATGAATGAGGCGCTCACCATCGTGCGCAACAAGCTGCGTGCCGCTATGAGCGAAGATCGCGCGGGCCTCTCGGGCTGGAGCATTGCCAGAGATTCCATCGGTGTTTATGGCACGGATTATTTGACCCGGGCCTTTGTTGCGCTCATCGGTCTGGGTGCGCTGACGCCTGAAGAGGCGATCTACCCGCTGGCTGAAGTCGACCGTGAAGGGCAGGGGCTGGCGGGAAGCTACCGCTATCGATTGCACTTCGAAGCGGATCAGATTCCGCCGGCGGATGCCTTCTGGTCGCTGACCATGTATGACGAGCTGGGCTTTCTGGTGGCCAACCCCATTGATCGCTACTTGCTGGGTGATCGCGACAACATGGTGTACAACCCTGATGGCTCGCTGGATATTTATCTTCAGCACCGTAATCCCGGCGAAACGGCCGCCAATTGGCTGCCAACGCCCGCTGGAAAGTTCGCAGTAACTTTACGGCTTTATTTGCCCGGTGAGGCGGCGCTCAATGGCAACTGGAATCCGCCTGGCATTGAAAAAATCGGGCCGGCAGAGGGCTCGTAG
- a CDS encoding TetR/AcrR family transcriptional regulator codes for MRQINIKLAPHLTSMGLKRNERNNVNSSASKTRKRPGIAHQREVIAEAAVALIGARGSSATSVSDICAAAGVSRDTYYRCFTDKDALIAHLYETAVHEHVRAVLNPDVMAYEDEDWVSLVSEQTVDAILARSTIAQFLYVESADPGSIAHRAMHDAYLEAAQRLQAWARQHFGHAPAVEYFMSLLFASQWLVHNAILSGQTDKQVNIAKQSIKQLFYGAFASIQRAETTGATQ; via the coding sequence ATGCGTCAGATTAATATCAAGCTTGCGCCACACCTCACCTCGATGGGGCTAAAGCGCAATGAAAGGAACAATGTGAATTCATCCGCCAGCAAAACCAGGAAACGGCCGGGCATCGCCCATCAGCGCGAAGTAATTGCCGAGGCCGCTGTCGCGCTGATTGGCGCCCGGGGCAGTAGCGCGACCTCTGTCTCTGATATCTGTGCCGCAGCCGGCGTATCCCGGGACACCTACTACCGCTGCTTCACAGACAAAGACGCCCTGATCGCACACCTGTATGAAACCGCTGTCCATGAACATGTTCGCGCGGTGCTCAACCCGGACGTCATGGCCTATGAGGATGAAGACTGGGTCAGTCTTGTGTCGGAGCAAACCGTGGACGCGATTCTGGCGAGGTCGACCATCGCGCAATTTCTCTATGTGGAATCAGCGGATCCGGGATCTATTGCGCACCGGGCTATGCACGATGCCTATCTGGAGGCGGCCCAGCGGCTGCAGGCCTGGGCCAGGCAGCACTTTGGCCATGCACCTGCGGTCGAGTATTTTATGTCGCTGCTGTTTGCCTCACAGTGGCTGGTGCACAACGCCATTCTGTCTGGCCAAACGGACAAGCAGGTCAACATTGCCAAGCAGTCCATCAAGCAATTGTTCTACGGCGCATTTGCCAGCATCCAACGGGCCGAAACCACTGGCGCCACGCAATAA
- a CDS encoding SEC-C metal-binding domain-containing protein → MNTDSTDFPTPNFANTATGGCSDTSCCPPPEPVTRLAPKVGRNYPCPCGSERKFKKCCGRG, encoded by the coding sequence ATGAACACCGACTCAACCGATTTTCCGACACCCAACTTTGCAAACACCGCGACCGGTGGCTGTAGCGACACTAGCTGCTGCCCTCCTCCGGAGCCAGTGACACGCCTAGCGCCCAAGGTGGGACGCAACTACCCCTGCCCGTGCGGCAGCGAGCGCAAGTTCAAAAAGTGCTGCGGCCGCGGCTAG